The Nitrospira sp. sequence CGCAAACTCTTTCGGCAATGCACCGAACAGCGCATCGACAAAACGGTCTTTCACCGGCGTCGTCAGATCCAGCGTCTGGAAGGGTACGCCGTCCCGCAATAATTGCTGGATGGCGTCCAAGACGACCGGATGATTGTGTCCCAACGTCAACGCACCCGCGCCGGCGAGACAATCAATGTAGGTCCGGTCATCGGTATCCTGGACATAGATGCCTTTGGCTTTGCTGAGCGCCAACGGCAACCGTCTGGGATAACTGCGGGCATTCGATTCCCGCCCAGCCTGGCGCTTCAGATATGGGTTGGTTTCTCTTTCCCCCGCCACAGCGTGTGGTGTTGTCGGGAACCTTTTCTTCAGATCATCCACATGAACAGTCATGACGCGCTCCTTCCTTCACAAGTGCGGCAAGGTCACGGCTATCGAGCCGAGCGCCGCGTGCCGGCAGCAATACCGATTATCGAAATGCGCCCACTCCTTCCGTCACCGTTGTGATCTTCCCCAAATCCATCCGAAGGCATCGGTCGGCGATCGAGAAGTACTGATCATCATGGGTAATGACCAATGCCGTTTTGCCGCGAGCCTTCAAATCGGGCAACAGCTCTTCATAGAACACCCGGCGAAACACCGGATCCTGATCGGCCGCCCATTCATCGAACACATAGAATGGCCGGTCTTCGAGATAGGCCGTCAGCAAGGCCAGGCGCTTGCGTTGCCCCTGTGAAAGCGACTGCGTGGAGAACTCTCCGTCTCTGATCTGAACCTTGTCGCGCAGCTGCAACCGGTCCAGGTATTCCTGCGCTTGCCCATCGAGGCCCGCCCTGTTCAAACCGAACAGCGTGTCGAAGAGGTGGTAATCGGAAAAGACGGCGGAGAACAGTTGACGGTAGTTTTCGCGATTGATCTCGTCGATCGGAATCCCGTCGAGACGAATCGTTCCCGATTCCGGCGCGTAGAGACCCAGCAGGAGCAGGGCGAGGGTCGTCTTTCCGCTGCCGTTGCCGCCGACCAGAAAGACCAGTTCGCCCGGGGTGAAGTTGAGTTCGATCGGACCGAGATGAAAACTCCCCCCTTCCTGTTCCCGATAGTATCGGTGCGTGACACCGACCATCTCGAGACGCTTCCACGTGGTGTCGAGAACGGGGCCTCCCGAGTCTTTCTTCGTGATCTGTCCGCTTTCCTCGACGCGGTCCTGAGCCGAAGCCGTTTCGAGGGACAACCCCAACGCTTCCACTTTCTCCAGCGCGACATCCGCGCGTCCGACACTCGGCAGAGTTTCGACGATTTGGGCGAACGGCCCCATCATATAAAGGAGCACGAGCGTCGCTCCCGCGATGGCCTGTGGGGTCAGCGCCAGCCACTCAGGCAGGATAAACAGAGCGAGTCCGATCACCGCATAGAACAAGAACATGCCCCAGTTCGTGGCAATAGCGTACACCGTCATACCCTTGACGAAGTCCCGCTTGTAGGCCGTTACGGTCGGGCGGAGAGCGGTGGCGAGAAATGCCTGGCGGCGTTCGCGGTGAAGCTTGAGCTCTTTGATGCCCTCGAGGATCGATTGAAAATGGCGAAACAGGGTGTCGTTGGTTTCTCGAGCCTGTTTGAACGAGTGGAGGGCCTGCTTTTCCTGCGCTTGGAACGACAGCGCGCCGAAGAGCATGAAGCCGAGGACGATGGCCAGCACCGGCCAAGAAAGCCACCCGAGATACGCCAGGCATCCGACGACCGTCGCGCCGTTCACACAAATCAACGGAATTTGCACATAGGCCTGAGCGATGACATCCGTATCTTCATTAAGCGCAGCCAGCAATCGATGGCGACCAAGTTCCTGCACGTGTCGGAGAGGCGCACGAAGAATCTGTTCACTGAGGTGTACCCGCAACTGTGCGATGATGTCTTGGCCTAATCGTGTCAGCACCACCTCCGAAAAGGCCTTCGTGACCACCACGAGCACGACTCCTCCCAGAAAACTCATGCCGAGCGCCACCGTGCGCTGACTCTCTTCCAGCGCAGAATTGATAAAGGCGATGATGCCCGCGCTTGCCAGGCCGCTGATCAGTCCGGCGACCATGGAGAGCATGACCAGTCGCCAGGAATTCCGGTACAAGAAGCGGAGCAAGCTCATGGTCGCGTGTTCCTCATAACTCCGGTCTGCCTGAGACGCCAGAATTGATGGTACCCATCCGTTGAGGACGGATTTTTCTGGGAAGCGGAACAATGTCCGGTACCATCGTGATGCCGCTCTCTTGTTCGAGCCGGATTTGTGCGGAGAGTCCGGCGACCGTTGGATGCTCAAAAAACTTTTTGAGCGACACCTCCATGCCGAACATGTCCTGCACGCGGTTCAAGATCTGCAGAGCGGCCAACGATTCGCCGCCCAACGTGAAGAAGTCGTCATGCAGACCGACATGATCGACCCCGAGAATCTCTTGCCACACTAGCGTCACCGTTTCCTCGATCGTTGCGCCGACCGTCTGGTTCGCCTTGCCACCGGACACGTCACGGCTCGAGTCTCCTCTCTTGGCCGTGAAGCCAACGACCTTCGACAGCGCAGCTTCCGCGCTCTGCCTCACTAAGGAGGAACAGTCACGAACAGAAACGATCACCTGTGGTGAAGTCCATCCGTGCAGTATCCGCCCGAATACGTCTTGTGCTTCCGACGCCGCCATGCCGTCAAACTCCGAAGCTTCGATCTGCAAGGCCTTCAGCCGTGCTTCGGCCTGTACAGCCATTCCAATCTGATTCCAGCGATCGAAATTCACCGAGATGACGCGCGACCCGCGCTTTGAGAATGCGTGAGCCATCGCATCCAAGGTGGAATTGGCGGCACAATAGGCGACTTGGCCCACTCCTCCCGTCAAGGCATTCAACGAGGAACACAAGCAGATGAAATCCAGGGGTCTGTCACGCAACACATGGTCGAGGACGAGCGCTCCGGCAATCTTGGGGCTAAACTCTGCCTCCGCAGCCTCCTCGGTTTTGAGATCGATCAACCCTCCGCCCGGTACACCGGCGGCATGAATGACTCCGTGCATCTGGCCGAACCGATCCACAGCCTGTGCCAATGCCGCACGCATCTGCTCCGGATCCGCCACATCCGCCTGAATGGTGAGAATTGCGCCGCCAGCCTGTTCAAGCGTCTTCAATCGCTGCACCTGCTCCGTCGTCGGCTCCGAGCGGCCTACTAACACGAGACGTGCCATGACCGTCCGAGCTAAATAGTCCGCGAGTTGAAGACCGACTCCTCCAAGTCCGCCCGTGATGAGATACACGCCATGCGTCCGCAGCAGGGCCGGCCGTTCATTCGGATGGTCGAGCTTCATCGGCTCGAAAGACTGAATCCATCGGTGTGTTCCCCGATACGCCACGACAGGTTCATTCCGTCGATCGGTGTGTTCGGCCAGAAGTCGGGCGACCACGCTCTCTGTCAGCAGTTGCTCTCCATCCTTCGATGTTTCAAGATCGACCACACGACAGGTGAGATTGACGTATTCCTGAGGAATCACCCTGCAAGCCCCCAGAATAGGAGCGAGCTCCGGATGCAATGCTTCTTCACCGGTGACATCATGCAACCCGGATGTCAGAACGCAGATGTCGGTCGGCTCCGCTGACGTTCTGCTTCCCAAGGCCTGTGAGAGGAACAGAAGGCTGTAGAATCCTCGGTCTTGCGCGTGGCGGAAGGTTTCGACGGTTAACGAACTGTCGACGGAATGCAGATTCCAACAATGCACCACTCGTGTCGGCCACAGCCCTTGCTCACGCAAATCCTGAATCAATGTGTGGTAATCTTCACGAACCCCCGGTCGGATCGAATACATGCGTTTCGTGAGCCGTCCATATCGCTCACCGGCCGATACCGTCACAACCGGCTGACCGGCTGACTCCAATCGCTGGACAATTCGAGTCTCAGTACCCCCCTCATCGACAAAGACCAACCACGAACCGTCGTGCGCAGGCTCTGCCGGTTGACGCGCGGTCGATCGTTTCCACGACGATTCATAAAACCAGTCGCTGATATTCGGCTTCCTGGCAGGCACGGTTGTCTGGCCCGCTCCAGACAAGCGCTTGATCGGTTCTACCCAGAACCGGCGGCGTTCAAATGGATAGGTGGGCAAGGGAAGCCGCCGCGGGTGTTCGCCTTGATACAACCCTGACCAATCGATCGGCATGCCGGTTGCCCAGAGACTTCCGACCGCTTCGAGAAAACTCGAAGGTTCGGAGGCTTCCGATGATTCGTTGGGCGACGTTCTCAATGAAGCCAGTGCCATGACCGGGCGTCCGTCGATCTGACGTTGAACCAATGAACACAACGTTTGCCCCGGTCCTACCTCGAGCAGAATGCGCTCCGGTTTCCGGCACAGCGTCTCGATACCGTCGGCGAAACGGACAGTCCTTCGCAAATGATTGGTCCAGTACGACGGATCCATGGCTTGAGCGGGCATGATCCAATCGCCGGTCACGTTTGAAACCCACGGAATCGTCGGACTGTGACGCGCCACACCCGCAACTTGTGCGTTGAAGGATTCCAGCATGGGGTCCATCTGGCGCGAATGGAACGCATGGGAGGTTTGGAGTCGTACGCTCTGTATGCCTTTTCTGCTCAATGTGTCCTGCAGATTTTTGATAGCGGCCTCTGGTCCGGACAGGACACACTGCTTGGGCGCATTGACCGCCGCCAGGTCCAACTCTTCGTGCAGGAGAGCTGTTGCATCAACTTCCGTCATGGAGACCGCCAGCATCGAACCCGGTGGCATGGTTTGCATGAGACGCCCGCGAAGGGCGACCAACCGCAGCGCATCTTCGAGCGAGAAGACACCGGACAGACAGGCGGCCACATACTCCCCGACACTGTGTCCAATCATGCCTTGAGGATGCACACCGAGGCTCATCCAGAGTTTGGCAAGCGCATACTCCAGCACGAATAAGGCCGGTTGCGTAAAGGCAGTACGGTTGAGTCTGTCCGGATCCTCCGAATACTCGTCAAACAGAATCGACTTGATATCCATCCCGATGTGGGAACTGAGAATGGCTCCGCATCGGTCTACCTGTTCGCGGAAGGTCGGTTGCTGGGCATAGAGGCCGCGGCCCATCTTGCGATACTGGGCACCCTGCCCTGAAAACAAAAACACCACCGGCCTTGGTTCGCCGGCCTGACAACTCGCGTTCTTGGAATCCGGCCGGCTCAATATGCGCACCGCCGCTTCGACGTTGTCGGCTACGGCCCATCGGCGATACGGAAATGCCCTCCGGCCGGTCTGCAATGTATAGGCGACATTCTCCAACTCGGTTTCAGGGTGTTGCCGGAGATGGGCGGCCATGCGGACCGCCATCTCGTTCAGTGCCGAGTCGGATTTGGCGGACAGGGTGATGAGTCGCTGGCGTCTCTCGACACGATGAGAATCGCGTTCGACAGACGGTGCTTCCTCCATGACCACATGCGCATTGGTGCCGCCGAGGCCAAATGAACTGACACCGGCACGCCGAGGGCCGTCGTGCGCATTCCAGTCAGTCAATTTCGTATTGACATAAAATGGAGTCTTGGCAAAATCGATTTCCGGGTTCTGGGAAGAAAAGTGCAGGCTGGGAGGAATCTGTTTGTGCGACAGGGCGAGGGCTGCCTTGATCAGCCCTGCGATCCCTGCCGCTGCATCGAGGTGCCCGATGTTGGTCTTCACTGATCCGATGGCACAGAAGCCGTTTCGGTCCGTGCCGGTGCGAAATGCCCGGGTGAGCGCCGCCACTTCAATCGGATCGCCCATGGGGGTCCCGGTACCGTGTGCCTCGACATATCGTATCGATTCCGGCTCAACCCTGGCGGCTACATGCGCCGCTCGGATCACCTTGGCCTGCCCTTCAACTCGCGGGGCGGTGTACCCGACCTTATGCGCTCCATCGTTATTGATCGCGGTCCCCTTGATCACCGCCAAAATATGGTCGCCGTCGATTCGCGCCTCTTCCAATCGCTTCAAGAGTACGATTCCCACTCCGCTTCCTCCGACCGTTCCGCGCGCATCCGCATCGAAGGCCCGACAGTGTCCATCGGGAGAGGCAATTCCGCTCTTCTGATAGAGATAGCCGACCTTTTGCGGCACATTGACGGAGATACCTCCCGCCAGAGCCATGTCGCATTCACCTGCGAGCAACCCCTGACAGGCCAGGTGGACGGCGACCAGGGAAGTGGAACAGGCGGTCTGGACCGCGATGCTTGGCCCTTCCAGATTCAATTTGTAGGACACGCGGGTGGGCAGCGAATCCTTCTCCACGCCAAGCAGTCCCGCCATATCGGAGGCCGACTGCAATAGGACGCCCTCAGGAAAAAGATTGAACAGGTAGCCACTGGTGCTGGAGCCCGCATACACGCCGATCGCTCCGTGGAACCGTTCCGGGTCATATCCCGCATGCTCGAACGTCTCCCACGCGCATTCGAGAAACAGCCGATGCTGCGGATCCATCAGCTCGGCCTCTTTGGGTGTCACGCCGAAGAACTCGGCATCGAAGAGATCGATCCCTTCGATGATGCCTCGCATGCGGACATAGTTCGGATCATGACGCAGGCGTTCCTGAACGCCTGCGGATCGCAAATCCTCCTCGCTGAGAGCAGCAATCGATTCGACTCCGTCGCGCAGATTGGTCCAAAATGCCGTGCTGTTTTGGCTGCCGGGGAAGCGACAGGCCAACCCGATCACGGCAATGTCCAATCCATCGTGCTCGCTGGTCTGCTCGCCGTCGTTTCGATCCATCTCAGATGCCACGTGTCATCGTCCGTCGTTGTTCGCGCTGCCGCTTCAACCGTTGCGCACCCGCAACATGCCGTTCCTTCACCTGTTGTGTCTGTTCGACTTGACCCAACGAATCACGATTTTCTCTGAGAGCACCCTCACCGGCGACATGGGCGGCAAGCGTCTGCACGGTGGGATACTGAAACAAATCCATCATCACCAAGGGTCGTGTGCCCAGTGAACGAACTCGGGTCAACACTTTGCCCAGGAGAAGGGAATGTCCTCCCAGATCAAAAAAATTGTCGTGTCGGCCGACTGACTGGAGACCGAGAACTTCTTTCCAAATTTCCGCAATGGCCCGTTCGGTATCGGTCTGCAGCGGCATCGATGCCGCTGCCGTTTTCTGAATCCGTCCGGTCAGTCCCTTCAGAGCCTGACGATCCACCTTTCCACGTGACGTGAGCGGAAAGGCATCCACGAATACCCACGCAGTGGGAATCATGTACCCGGGCAGACGTTCGGCAAGGAAACTCCGAAGTTCATGCGCGGTCGTGTCGGTGTCGATCCGAGGAACGACGCAGCCCACCAATCGTGACTCCCCAAATCGCACACCCGCCGGCTTCCCCAAACGGTGGAGAAGGAGTTGCCGCTGCGGGTCGGTCAGCTGATGGATTCGTTGGATACACTCCGCCATTTCATTTCACCGCCTTCACAACGGCCATCGAATCCGCCCACCAATAGTGGCAGTCCTCAGGCGGTCGCAGCGATCGCACGACGCTGAGCGTGAACGAACTAAAATGCTTGAACAGGAATCGCTGGTGCCGCCGGCTGAAGGAATCGATCTCATTCGTGTAGTAGGTCAAGACGCCGCCGGGTCGAAGAAGTTTGGCCGCCGCGGGAATGAATGACTCGGCAAAGGTGATGCTGTTGACGACCGACTCCTCGAACTCCGCTTCACTGGCGGGATACGCATCGAAGAAGACGCTGTCGAACTCCGAAAGCCCTTCCACAACGTCCTGCCAGCGCCCCCGCACCAATCGGATGTCACGATCGGGAAAGCGACTTCGCCACTGTTCAAAGGCGGTCATAACTTCCTGATTGAACTCGATGATCGTATGCGACTTGGGGCGCCTTTCTTGGATAAAAGAAGCCGAGATTCCCATTCCGAATCCGACTTCGAGCACCTCCCCGCCCGATTCCGTCGCGATGTCGGCCATCGCCTTCATCAGCGGCGTTTCCCAGTCCT is a genomic window containing:
- a CDS encoding cyclic peptide export ABC transporter gives rise to the protein MSLLRFLYRNSWRLVMLSMVAGLISGLASAGIIAFINSALEESQRTVALGMSFLGGVVLVVVTKAFSEVVLTRLGQDIIAQLRVHLSEQILRAPLRHVQELGRHRLLAALNEDTDVIAQAYVQIPLICVNGATVVGCLAYLGWLSWPVLAIVLGFMLFGALSFQAQEKQALHSFKQARETNDTLFRHFQSILEGIKELKLHRERRQAFLATALRPTVTAYKRDFVKGMTVYAIATNWGMFLFYAVIGLALFILPEWLALTPQAIAGATLVLLYMMGPFAQIVETLPSVGRADVALEKVEALGLSLETASAQDRVEESGQITKKDSGGPVLDTTWKRLEMVGVTHRYYREQEGGSFHLGPIELNFTPGELVFLVGGNGSGKTTLALLLLGLYAPESGTIRLDGIPIDEINRENYRQLFSAVFSDYHLFDTLFGLNRAGLDGQAQEYLDRLQLRDKVQIRDGEFSTQSLSQGQRKRLALLTAYLEDRPFYVFDEWAADQDPVFRRVFYEELLPDLKARGKTALVITHDDQYFSIADRCLRMDLGKITTVTEGVGAFR
- a CDS encoding SDR family NAD(P)-dependent oxidoreductase, whose product is MASEMDRNDGEQTSEHDGLDIAVIGLACRFPGSQNSTAFWTNLRDGVESIAALSEEDLRSAGVQERLRHDPNYVRMRGIIEGIDLFDAEFFGVTPKEAELMDPQHRLFLECAWETFEHAGYDPERFHGAIGVYAGSSTSGYLFNLFPEGVLLQSASDMAGLLGVEKDSLPTRVSYKLNLEGPSIAVQTACSTSLVAVHLACQGLLAGECDMALAGGISVNVPQKVGYLYQKSGIASPDGHCRAFDADARGTVGGSGVGIVLLKRLEEARIDGDHILAVIKGTAINNDGAHKVGYTAPRVEGQAKVIRAAHVAARVEPESIRYVEAHGTGTPMGDPIEVAALTRAFRTGTDRNGFCAIGSVKTNIGHLDAAAGIAGLIKAALALSHKQIPPSLHFSSQNPEIDFAKTPFYVNTKLTDWNAHDGPRRAGVSSFGLGGTNAHVVMEEAPSVERDSHRVERRQRLITLSAKSDSALNEMAVRMAAHLRQHPETELENVAYTLQTGRRAFPYRRWAVADNVEAAVRILSRPDSKNASCQAGEPRPVVFLFSGQGAQYRKMGRGLYAQQPTFREQVDRCGAILSSHIGMDIKSILFDEYSEDPDRLNRTAFTQPALFVLEYALAKLWMSLGVHPQGMIGHSVGEYVAACLSGVFSLEDALRLVALRGRLMQTMPPGSMLAVSMTEVDATALLHEELDLAAVNAPKQCVLSGPEAAIKNLQDTLSRKGIQSVRLQTSHAFHSRQMDPMLESFNAQVAGVARHSPTIPWVSNVTGDWIMPAQAMDPSYWTNHLRRTVRFADGIETLCRKPERILLEVGPGQTLCSLVQRQIDGRPVMALASLRTSPNESSEASEPSSFLEAVGSLWATGMPIDWSGLYQGEHPRRLPLPTYPFERRRFWVEPIKRLSGAGQTTVPARKPNISDWFYESSWKRSTARQPAEPAHDGSWLVFVDEGGTETRIVQRLESAGQPVVTVSAGERYGRLTKRMYSIRPGVREDYHTLIQDLREQGLWPTRVVHCWNLHSVDSSLTVETFRHAQDRGFYSLLFLSQALGSRTSAEPTDICVLTSGLHDVTGEEALHPELAPILGACRVIPQEYVNLTCRVVDLETSKDGEQLLTESVVARLLAEHTDRRNEPVVAYRGTHRWIQSFEPMKLDHPNERPALLRTHGVYLITGGLGGVGLQLADYLARTVMARLVLVGRSEPTTEQVQRLKTLEQAGGAILTIQADVADPEQMRAALAQAVDRFGQMHGVIHAAGVPGGGLIDLKTEEAAEAEFSPKIAGALVLDHVLRDRPLDFICLCSSLNALTGGVGQVAYCAANSTLDAMAHAFSKRGSRVISVNFDRWNQIGMAVQAEARLKALQIEASEFDGMAASEAQDVFGRILHGWTSPQVIVSVRDCSSLVRQSAEAALSKVVGFTAKRGDSSRDVSGGKANQTVGATIEETVTLVWQEILGVDHVGLHDDFFTLGGESLAALQILNRVQDMFGMEVSLKKFFEHPTVAGLSAQIRLEQESGITMVPDIVPLPRKIRPQRMGTINSGVSGRPEL